From Cryptococcus neoformans var. neoformans B-3501A chromosome 6, whole genome shotgun sequence, the proteins below share one genomic window:
- a CDS encoding hypothetical protein (HMMPfam hit to TLD, TLD, score: 125.3, E(): 1.4e-34) codes for MPHHHSLPTSSADFGDFNSAPASSIQTSSLSQDDLLGSYDETIRHSPSVKSHPSPDPRASNLDLLFLDHNAEEHRRPEPTYSPRSRPTGVLPESVPHARSPRRLSTFSSSTSPTSPPSITDAGCDIIFHPFYDHMDVNATRAMQKMQGHGERGASKRSDKMQLRGQASHSRIAPSSSPPHSRLLDTLATTTKLASKWRSVIAHPTSPNTADQTHNGQPKPQIRHAETSPMDITHDTPFASAEQIAGSYIPPTGAPGFTQASVLGMKHHGDGPFEPLTLIGRKDSTSNVLTPEDAIGLKACLPPRQRLTNQWTLLFSLDQHGASLSTLYRLIDIYSVSHQSSGNILVIRDGHGNRFGTYMNEPIVKREGTYYGSGESFLFKLTHSCQTIPYRWTGKNKYFALCEAGFMSFGGGAGAYGLILDSTFTHNSSATCPAYNNDILCELEPLKSQHAQSFQCLGLEVWSTL; via the exons ATGCCCCACCACCACAGTCTGCCTACTTCTTCAGCAGACTTCGGCGACTTCAATTCCGCTcccgcttcctccatccAAACATCTTCTTTATCTCAAGACGATCTTCTGGGTTCTTATGACGAAACTATAAGACACTCTCCTTCAGTGAAGTCCCACCCTTCCCCTGACCCGAGAGCGTCCAATTTGGACCTCTTGTTTCTTGACCACAATGCGGAAGAGCATAGACGACCAG AGCCCACATATTCGCCACGATCTCGCCCTACGGGGGTACTTCCAGAATCCGTACCACATGCTCGCTCTCCCCGTCGCCTCTCcacattttcttcttccactaGTCCGACTTCACCGCCTTCTATCACAGATGCCGGATGCGACATCATATTTCACCCATTCTATGATCACATGGATGTCAACGCCACACGAGCTATGCAAAAAATGCAAGGTCATGGCGAACGCGGGGCTTCCAAACGTAGCGACAAGATGCAACTAAGGGGACAAGCTAGCCATTCACGCATCGCACCTTCTTCGAGTCCGCCGCATTCTAGACTCCTCGACACACTGGCAACGACGACAAAGCTGGCTTCAAAATGGCGCTCGGTTATTGCCCATCCCACCTCTCCTAACACCGCAGATCAGACACACAATGGCCAGCCAAAGCCACAAATACGTCATGCAGAAACTTCTCCAATGGATATAACTCATGACACCCCGTTTGCCTCTGCGGAGCAAATTGCTGGGAGCTACATACCACCTACAGGGGCACCTGGGTTTACACAGGCTTCTGTACTCGGAATGAAGCATCATGGTGATGGGCCATTTGAACCTTTAACCTTGATTGGTCGTAAGGATAGCACAAGTAATGTTTTAACTCCTGAAGACGCAATTGGTTTAAAAGCCTGTCTTCCACCTCGTCAGCGACTTACAAACCAGTGGACATTGCTGT TCTCTTTGGATCAGCATGGTGCATCCTTATCTACTTTGTACCGGTTGATCGACATATACTCAGTTAGTCATCAATCATCTGGTAACATACTAGTGATTCGTGATGGTCATGGGAATCGCTTTGGAACATATATGAATGAGCCCATAGTGAAGCGAGAGGGAACCTATTATGGAAGTGGTGAATC TTTTCTTTTTAAGCTGACCCATAGCTGCCAAACAATACCTTATCGATGGACTGGCAAGAACAAATATTTTGCATTATGTGAAGCTGGCTTCATGTCTTTTGGAGGCGG TGCTGGAGCCTATGGTCTTATCCTTGATTCTACATTCACCCACAATTCATCTGCCACCTGTCCTGCTTACAACAATGATATCCTCTGTGAGCTTGAACCTTTGAAGTCCCAACATGCCCAGTCATTCCAATGTCTGGGCTTGGAGGTCTGGAGTACATTATGA
- a CDS encoding hypothetical protein (Match to EST gb|CF190336.1|CF190336; HMMPfam hit to DUF6, Integral membrane protein DUF6, score: 37.1, E(): 5e-08) has product MLSADQRQRAPFAHKSSCANLTATQPSALRSPFPPQSHWPTPPSAEGHQLQLTSDRSKWAQYPSPRKISNETCQAGFSDHPYAFGGIGATYSLDTPTSRRHSLPSLFNPNTHRRAFTFPSMSLPNPATVRFISLCFLWYACSAISNNTGKVILNHFKYPVTLTIVQFFFVAFYCAISSQKMLGWTGRLRQPTKNILKGTLPLAAFQVGGHIFGSMAISRVPVSTVHTIKALSPLFTVMAYALLFGVSYSPATYLSLLPLTLGVMLACSFDISFSNIFGLVCALGSTIVFVSQNIFFKKIMPTTSTNEVNSSSKLDKINLLYFSSSMAFILMIPLWIYSDARRLIDLWINPAASESGTSVLFYFFLNGTVHFAQSIIAFALLASTSPVTYSIASLVKRIAVICLAIIWFKQPVHTVQALGIVLTGAGLWMYNNAKRDVDRGEIKMRHVEALREGVLPSTKMDQCILEGSGIELSYKSAHNSPKPTYPNNYIDLPSSTTTAVNKTTFQVPPILDHTSHIEAPYPSPPASISSSPPADITYLGISKGRQHWLSGEGERFRPPVLNSIRSSVMEEARETGVNEGMAAVVTT; this is encoded by the exons ATGCTCTCCGCAGACCAACGCCAGCGCGCACCCTTTGCCCACAAATCCTCCTGCGCCAACCTCACTGCCACACAGCCTTCCGCACTCCGTTCACCCTTCCCCCCACAATCTCACTGGCCGACACCCCCATCGGCAGAAGGCCACCAGCTGCAGCTCACATCAGACCGCTCAAAATGGGCTCAATACCCCTCCCCTCGCAAAATTAGCAACGAGACATGTCAGGCAGGTTTCAGTGATCATCCATATGCGTTTGGCGGGATCGGGGCAACATACTCACTCGACACGCCTACTTCGCGTCGTCACTCCCTGCCGTCTTTATTCAACCCCAATACTCATCGCCGCGCGTTTACATTTCCGTCTATGTCCTTGCCGAATCCCGCAACCGTTCGATTCATATCACTGTGTTTCTTGTGGTATGCTTGCTCAGCCATTTCTAATAATACGGGGAAAGTGATCCTCAATCATTTTAAATACCCCGTTACGCTTACCATCGTGCAATTCTTTTTCGTCGCGTTCTATTGTGCCATCTCAAGCCAAAAGATGTTGGGGTGGACTGGCAGGCTCAGACAACCAACAAAGAACATTCTGAAAGGAACACTGCCCTTAGCGGCGTTTCAGGTGGGCGGTCATATCTTTGGCAGCATGGCGATAAGTAGAGTGCCAGTTAGTACTGTCCATACAATAAAG GCGTTGTCGCCCCTCTTCACAGTTATGGCCTACGCGCTCCTTTTTGGAGTTTCTTACTCGCCGGCAACTTATTTGTCATTATTACCGCTCACACTGGGCGTAATGTTGGCCTGCTCTTTCGatatctccttttcaaatATCTTCGGCCTAGTATGTGCCCTTGGCTCTACTATCGTCTTCGTCTCCCAGAATATTTTTTTCAAGAAGATTATGCCGACAACAAGTACAAATGAAGtcaactcttcatcaaagctTGACAAGATCAACCTACTTTACTTCTCCAGCAGCATGGCTTTCATTTTGATGATTCCATTGTGGATTTATTCCGACGCGCGGCGATTAATTGATCTGTGGATCAATCCAGCTGCTTCGGAAAGTGGAACGTCCGTTCTTTTCTATTTTTTCCTCAATGGGACCGTCCACTTTGCTCAGAGCATCATCGCATTTGCATTGCTGGCATCGACATCTCCCGTCACCTACTCGATCGCATCCCTTGTCAAACGCATAGCTGTCATTTGCTTGGCCATCATATGGTTCAAACAGCCAGTTCATACAGTGCAGGCTCTTGGTATCGTTCTCACAGGCGCAGGATTGTGGATGTACAATAACGCAAAAAGGGACGTCGATAGAGGGGAGATCAAGATGAGGCATGTCGAGGCTCTCAGGGAAGGTGTGCTGCCGTCCACCAAAATGGATCAATGTATCCTTGAAGGCTCGGGAATCGAGCTCAGCTACAAGTCAGCACATAATTCTCCCAAACCCACGTATCCCAACAATTATATAGACCTCCCCAGCTCTACAACGACCGCGGTCAACAAGACGACATTTCAAGTTCCACCGATACTGGATCATACATCGCACATTGAAGctccttatccttctcctcccgCATcaatttcttcatctcctcctgcaGATATCACGTATCTTGGCATCTCTAAAGGTCGTCAACATTGGTTGTCCGGCGAAGGCGAAAGATTCCGTCCACCCGTTTTGAATTCAATACGGTCTTCTGTCatggaagaagcaagggAAACCGGTGTAAATGAAGGTATGGCTGCCGTAGTTACGACTTGA
- a CDS encoding hypothetical protein (HMMPfam hit to Gamma-BBH, Gamma-butyrobetaine hydroxylase, score: 255.8, E(): 7.5e-74): protein MSIARIFGMGLRNKRVSTTAFRYNANRNSKVQLRSIVRYRHSSPSQEFETNSAEIRVNSTTITIKQPDEDDLQYDHFYLFDHCRCPQCFHPRTKQRLKTLSQIPSDIHPTAVALSRSGLHITWSTPSAHTSFFPAGFLRRAAYETQLSEHVDCRDDRTLWNSEISKSPPYVAYDDIMSQQVHQHEQAVLQVLNKVHQFGFCFVTGVPIDAKETETLIKSIGPIRQTHYGGFWSFTADLSHGDLAYSAQSLPAHTDTTYFTDPAGLQIFHLLSHPSPGQGGKTLLADGFHAASQLSAVDPASYSVLSRLPIPAHASGTKGTLLRPLISFPVLRHDECGRLAQVRWNNEDRGIIGHGWSATEVRQWYQAAQRFESLVKSEQNEYWVQLNPGTMLIIDNWRVMHGRSEFTGSRTMCGAYIGADDWHSRRAVLTERHGDVGGMDDVWRFGW from the exons ATGTCCATTGCAAGGATTTTTGGTATGGGGCTCCGTAACAAGCGAGTATCAACGACTGCTTTTCGCTACAACGCAAATCGGAATTCCAAAGTGCAGTTGCGCTCAATAGTGCGATACAGACATTCATCTCCAAGTCAAGAATTTGAGACAAACTCCGCAGAAATTCGCGTCAACAGTACCACCATAACTATCAAACAACCCGACGAGGATGATCTTCAGTA CGACCATTTCTATCTTTTCGATCACTGCCGCTGTCCGCAATGTTTCCACCCTCGCACCAAGCAGAGACTGAAGACTTTATCCCAG ATACCTTCTGATATACACCCTACAGCCGTTGCGCTGAGTAGATCAGGTTTGCATATCACGTGGTCGACGCCGTCTGCCCATACGTCTTTTTTTCCCGCTGGCTTCCTCAGGCGAGCGGCATATGAGACTCAACTTTCTGAGCATGTAGACTGTCGTGACGA CCGCACACTATGGAACTCTGAGATATCAAAATCACCTCCTTATGTTGCGTATGATGACATTATGTCACAACAGGTACATCAGCATGAACAAGCTGTACTGCAGGTCTTGAATAAAGTG CATCAATTTGGCTTCTGCTTCGTTACTGGAGTTCCAATAGATGCAAAGGAAACTGAGACACTTATTAAATCTATAGGTCCTATCAGACAGACCCATT ACGGCGGCTTTTGGTCATTTACCGCAGACTTAAGCCATGGTGATCTGGCATACAGTGCTCAATCATTACCGGCTCACACGGACACCACATATTTTACGGATCCTGCCGGCCTTCAgatctttcatcttctatcACATCCTTCACCTGGGCAAGGCGGTAAAACTCTGCTGGCAGACGGCTTTCATGCAGCTTCGCAACTTTCAGCCGTCGATCCTGCCTCTTATTCTGTTCTTTCGCGGCTCCCTATTCCAGCTCACGCATCAGGGACCAAGGGGACTCTATTGAGACCACTGATTAGTTTTCCGGTTCTGCGACATGATGAATGTGGACGCCTGGCTCAAGTAAGATGGAACAACGAAGATCGCGGAATTATTGGGCATGGCTGGTCTGCTACAGAAGTCCGCCAATGGTACCAGGCGGCGCAACGATTCGAATCATTGGTAAAAAGTGAGCAAAACGAGTATTGGGTACAGCTTAATCCTGGAACAATGTTGA TAATTGATAACTGGAGAGTCATGCATGGACGGTCAGAGTTTACGGGATCTCGCACAATGTGTGGTGCTTACATTGGCGCGGATGACTGGCATTCTCGGCGGGCAGTTCTGACGGAACGGCATGGAGATGTAGGGGGAATGGACGACGTATGGCGCTTCGGTTGGTAA